From a region of the Pectobacterium aquaticum genome:
- a CDS encoding flavocytochrome c: MKNSHHDLFAAFTLPNGATLKNRVLMAPMTTCSGFYDGSVTKELVEYYQARAGSIGTVIVECCFIDDKGLAFPGAIGIDNDNKIAGLAKIATAIKEKGSTAILQIYHGGRMVEPRFIGGATPVAPSAIAAPRAGAIVPVALSGDEVDAMIGKFGAAVHRAIQAGFDGVEIHGANTYLIQQFYSPHSNQRSDKWGGSRDKRAAFPLAVLDIVHEVADKYADPAFIIGYRFSPEEIEEPGIHFDDSLYLLEKLAARGLDYVHFSMGNILRASIVETDDPTPLIKKYVARRSATLAAIPVIGVGDIVNQADADAALENGYDLIAVGRACIAYPDWTDRIAEQEKLELYIASDKREALMIPEPLWRFSLVEAMIRDVNLTGKKFKSGVYQENVQDEGGELRIHVHFEQNRVADIALENSDIDDSLKISFEIIRERILDTNSPHVDAVTGATAQSEAIKKAVTKAMVKSNKDAIIADGGNPDARREADVVVIGSGGAGLAAAIQASEEGARVIVIEKMPVIGGNTIKASAGMNAAGTVFQQNRGIEDSQVLFYNETLKSGKQKNNPALVQYFVDHASDAINWLAQHDIELSDITTTGGMSVDRTHRPANGAAVGGYLVSGLIKNLNKYNIEVLLETSVTEIVQEKGKVTAVRVVNDEQEDSLIATKAVIVATGGFSANQAMVESYRPDLKGFVTTNHKGATGGGIRLLEQIGADTVDMGEIQTHPTVEQTTSYLISESIRGGGAILVSQRGERFFNEMETRDNVSSAIVNLPEEYAYILFDEQVRNRNRAVEEYVAQGLTVSAHSIAELADTLDIPQAALHASLERYNGFIVDKHDADFGRTTGMRDPLNQAPYYAIKVAPGVHHTMGGVTINEKAEVLNRHKETISGAYAAGEVVGGIHGANRIGGNAVADIIIFGIQAGIQAAAYARAPRHSGAFPTKARKAKFAKAVVKTAENQPMLVEE; encoded by the coding sequence ATGAAGAATAGTCACCATGATTTATTTGCTGCTTTTACTCTCCCCAACGGCGCGACGCTGAAAAACCGGGTACTAATGGCACCGATGACCACCTGTAGCGGTTTCTACGATGGGAGCGTAACCAAAGAGCTGGTGGAATATTATCAGGCCAGAGCAGGCAGCATCGGCACCGTGATTGTGGAGTGCTGTTTTATTGATGACAAAGGGTTGGCTTTTCCCGGTGCGATAGGAATCGACAACGACAACAAAATTGCCGGATTGGCCAAAATAGCGACGGCGATTAAAGAAAAGGGGTCGACGGCGATCCTGCAAATTTATCACGGCGGCCGGATGGTCGAACCGCGTTTTATCGGTGGTGCGACGCCCGTTGCCCCGAGTGCCATTGCTGCGCCGCGCGCGGGTGCCATCGTTCCTGTGGCGCTGTCAGGCGATGAGGTTGACGCCATGATCGGCAAGTTTGGCGCTGCCGTCCACCGCGCCATTCAGGCGGGCTTCGATGGCGTGGAAATTCACGGTGCGAACACTTACCTGATTCAGCAATTCTATTCTCCCCACTCTAATCAGCGTTCAGATAAATGGGGTGGCAGCCGTGACAAACGTGCTGCCTTCCCGCTGGCGGTGTTGGATATCGTTCATGAGGTCGCGGATAAATACGCCGATCCTGCATTTATTATCGGCTATCGTTTCTCGCCGGAAGAGATCGAAGAACCCGGCATTCATTTTGATGATTCGCTCTATCTGTTGGAAAAATTAGCGGCACGCGGGCTGGATTACGTTCATTTCTCTATGGGCAATATTCTGCGCGCGTCCATTGTCGAAACAGATGACCCGACGCCGCTGATTAAGAAATATGTTGCCCGCCGTTCCGCGACATTAGCCGCGATTCCGGTTATTGGTGTAGGAGATATTGTCAATCAGGCAGACGCCGATGCGGCGCTGGAAAATGGTTATGACCTGATTGCCGTCGGCAGAGCCTGTATTGCTTATCCAGACTGGACGGATCGTATTGCCGAACAGGAAAAGCTCGAACTCTATATTGCCAGCGATAAACGTGAAGCATTAATGATCCCTGAACCGCTGTGGCGCTTTTCATTGGTTGAAGCCATGATTCGGGACGTGAATTTAACCGGCAAAAAATTTAAATCCGGGGTTTATCAGGAAAACGTTCAGGATGAAGGTGGCGAGCTGCGAATTCATGTTCATTTTGAGCAGAATCGTGTCGCCGACATTGCGCTGGAGAATAGCGATATTGATGATTCACTGAAAATCAGTTTTGAGATTATCCGCGAACGCATTCTGGATACCAATAGCCCACACGTCGATGCGGTAACGGGCGCAACGGCGCAGAGTGAGGCGATTAAAAAGGCGGTCACCAAGGCGATGGTGAAATCCAACAAAGACGCGATTATTGCCGATGGCGGTAACCCAGATGCGCGTCGCGAGGCAGATGTGGTGGTGATTGGCAGCGGCGGCGCAGGGCTGGCGGCGGCGATTCAGGCCAGCGAAGAGGGCGCGCGCGTTATCGTCATTGAAAAGATGCCAGTCATTGGTGGCAATACCATCAAGGCTTCTGCTGGTATGAACGCAGCGGGAACCGTCTTCCAACAAAACAGGGGCATCGAAGATAGCCAGGTGCTGTTCTATAACGAAACGCTGAAAAGCGGAAAGCAGAAAAATAACCCAGCGCTGGTGCAATACTTCGTCGATCATGCGTCTGATGCGATTAACTGGCTGGCGCAGCACGACATCGAACTGAGCGACATCACCACGACGGGCGGCATGAGCGTCGACAGAACGCATCGCCCTGCCAATGGCGCAGCGGTGGGCGGCTATTTGGTCAGCGGGCTGATTAAGAATCTCAATAAATACAATATTGAGGTGCTGCTGGAAACGTCGGTGACCGAAATTGTGCAGGAGAAGGGCAAGGTTACCGCCGTCAGAGTCGTCAATGATGAGCAGGAAGATAGCCTGATTGCGACAAAAGCGGTGATTGTTGCCACAGGTGGTTTTAGTGCCAATCAGGCGATGGTGGAGTCATACCGCCCAGACCTGAAAGGCTTCGTCACCACCAACCATAAAGGCGCTACGGGTGGTGGCATTCGCCTGCTGGAACAGATCGGCGCGGATACGGTGGACATGGGCGAAATTCAAACCCATCCGACGGTTGAGCAGACCACCTCTTATCTGATCTCCGAATCTATTCGCGGCGGCGGAGCCATTCTGGTATCGCAGCGCGGGGAACGCTTCTTTAACGAAATGGAGACGCGGGATAACGTCTCGTCTGCCATCGTCAACCTGCCGGAAGAGTACGCGTACATCCTGTTCGATGAGCAGGTAAGAAATCGCAATCGGGCAGTTGAAGAGTATGTCGCACAAGGGTTGACCGTCAGCGCGCACAGTATCGCTGAACTGGCCGACACGCTCGACATACCACAGGCGGCGCTGCACGCCTCGCTCGAACGCTACAATGGCTTTATTGTCGACAAACACGATGCAGACTTTGGCCGAACCACGGGGATGCGCGATCCGCTGAATCAGGCACCTTACTACGCGATTAAGGTGGCACCGGGCGTGCATCATACGATGGGCGGGGTGACCATTAATGAAAAAGCGGAAGTGCTGAATCGCCATAAAGAGACGATCTCCGGGGCTTATGCCGCAGGGGAAGTGGTTGGCGGTATTCACGGGGCGAACCGCATTGGTGGCAACGCTGTCGCGGATATTATTATCTTCGGTATTCAGGCGGGGATTCAGGCAGCGGCCTATGCGCGGGCACCGCGTCATTCTGGCGCATTCCCGACAAAGGCGCGCAAGGCAAAGTTCGCGAAAGCTGTGGTGAAAACGGCTGAAAATCAACCCATGCTGGTAGAAGAGTAA
- a CDS encoding FAD:protein FMN transferase: MPSVDNAYVYSVHLMGSPILLKLFAHDKIAVRQVFQRIKQLEDRLTVNRAQSEVMSINHAAGKEYVSVSPVVFELIKRAKAVSLIENSSFNVAIGPVVKLWKIGFSGSTVPDQASIQRSLALTHPERIILREQDCAVMLESAGMEIDLGAIAKGYIADIVRNVLYQHAIQDALINLGGNVLAIGSALTDEEGLWSIGLQKPFADRDSLLGIIKVKNKSVVTSGVYERFFTVDDRIYHHIIDPKTGYPLDNELHSVTVISNDSLDGDIYTTLLYGMGVNAGIEFLQHQPDIETIFVTKNREIIFSSQRDYRFELLDKDYSVKVGIEKQE, encoded by the coding sequence ATGCCTTCTGTCGATAACGCTTATGTCTATTCTGTTCATCTGATGGGCAGCCCCATCCTGCTCAAACTGTTTGCCCATGATAAAATCGCGGTCAGGCAGGTTTTCCAACGCATCAAGCAGCTTGAAGATCGGCTAACCGTTAATCGGGCGCAGTCGGAAGTCATGAGCATCAACCACGCGGCGGGGAAAGAGTACGTTTCGGTCAGCCCGGTTGTCTTTGAACTGATTAAGCGCGCCAAAGCGGTCAGTCTGATTGAAAACAGCAGCTTTAACGTGGCGATTGGTCCCGTCGTCAAGCTATGGAAAATCGGTTTTAGCGGCAGCACAGTGCCTGATCAGGCATCGATACAGCGGTCGCTGGCATTAACGCATCCCGAGCGCATTATTCTCAGAGAGCAGGATTGCGCCGTGATGCTAGAAAGCGCCGGAATGGAGATCGACCTGGGGGCGATTGCGAAAGGTTATATTGCCGATATCGTCCGGAACGTTCTGTATCAACATGCGATTCAGGATGCGCTGATCAATCTGGGGGGAAACGTGCTCGCTATCGGCAGTGCGTTGACGGATGAAGAAGGGCTGTGGAGCATCGGGTTACAGAAGCCTTTCGCGGATCGCGATAGCCTGCTTGGCATCATTAAGGTGAAGAACAAGTCTGTGGTGACATCCGGCGTCTATGAACGCTTTTTTACCGTGGACGATCGTATCTATCATCATATTATCGATCCCAAAACGGGTTATCCGCTGGATAATGAATTGCACAGCGTCACGGTTATCTCGAATGATTCTCTCGACGGCGATATCTACACCACATTGCTCTATGGCATGGGGGTGAACGCGGGTATTGAGTTTCTACAACATCAGCCGGACATTGAAACCATCTTTGTGACGAAAAACCGAGAGATTATTTTTTCTTCTCAGCGAGATTATAGGTTTGAACTATTGGATAAGGATTATTCGGTAAAGGTTGGAATTGAAAAGCAAGAGTAA
- the fabI gene encoding enoyl-ACP reductase FabI has protein sequence MGFLTGKRILVTGVASNRSIAYGIAQAMQREGAELAFTYQNDKLKARVEGFASELGSSIVLPCDVAEDASIEALFTELANVWPNFDGFVHSIAYAPGDQLDGDYVDAVTREGFSISHDISSYSFVAMAKACRKMLNPNSALVTLSYLGAERAIPNYNVMGLAKASLEANVRYMANAMGAQGVRVNAISAGPIRTLAASGIKDFKKMLSHCEAVTPIRRVVTIEDVGNSAAFLCSDLAAGISGEVLHVDGGFSIAAMNELELK, from the coding sequence ATGGGTTTTCTTACCGGTAAGCGCATTCTGGTAACAGGTGTTGCCAGCAACCGTTCTATTGCCTACGGTATTGCACAAGCAATGCAGCGCGAAGGTGCCGAACTGGCCTTCACGTATCAGAACGACAAATTGAAAGCACGCGTTGAAGGCTTTGCCAGCGAACTGGGTTCCAGCATCGTTCTGCCGTGTGATGTCGCTGAAGATGCCAGCATCGAAGCACTGTTTACCGAACTGGCTAACGTATGGCCGAACTTTGATGGCTTCGTGCACTCCATTGCTTACGCACCGGGCGACCAACTGGACGGTGACTACGTGGATGCCGTTACCCGTGAAGGTTTCAGCATTTCTCACGATATCAGCTCTTACAGCTTCGTCGCGATGGCGAAAGCCTGCCGTAAGATGCTGAACCCGAACTCTGCGCTGGTTACCCTGTCCTACCTGGGTGCTGAGCGTGCTATCCCTAACTACAACGTGATGGGTCTGGCAAAAGCGTCTCTGGAAGCGAACGTACGTTACATGGCGAACGCCATGGGTGCTCAGGGCGTGCGCGTTAACGCCATTTCTGCGGGCCCGATTCGTACACTGGCTGCATCCGGCATCAAAGACTTCAAGAAAATGCTGTCGCATTGCGAAGCCGTTACGCCAATCCGCCGTGTCGTTACCATTGAAGATGTGGGCAACTCTGCCGCGTTCCTGTGTTCCGATCTGGCAGCCGGCATCTCCGGTGAAGTCCTGCACGTTGACGGCGGTTTCAGCATCGCCGCAATGAACGAGTTGGAACTGAAGTAA
- the sapF gene encoding putrescine export ABC transporter ATP-binding protein SapF gives MVEMLLEARNLTKTFRYRTGLFRRQHVEAVKSVSFTLRERQTLAIIGENGSGKSTLAKMLSGMIAPTSGELVIDDHPLHYGDYRYRSQRIRMIFQDASNALNPRQRIGQLLDVPLRLNTDLSAEARERAINQALHQVGLRPDHAYYYPHALAPGQKQRVGLARALILQPKVIVADEALASLDMSMRSQIINLMLELQEKHGISYIYVTQHLGMMKHISDQILVMQAGEVVERGSTADVLSAPLHDLTKRLIASHFGEALSADAWRRDGAQR, from the coding sequence ATGGTTGAGATGCTGCTTGAAGCCCGCAACCTGACCAAGACGTTCCGCTATCGGACCGGGCTGTTCCGTCGTCAGCATGTTGAGGCGGTAAAATCCGTCAGCTTTACGCTGCGTGAACGGCAAACGCTCGCCATCATCGGCGAGAACGGTTCAGGGAAATCGACGCTGGCCAAAATGCTGTCGGGCATGATCGCGCCGACGTCCGGCGAGCTGGTTATCGATGACCATCCGCTGCACTACGGCGATTACCGCTATCGCAGCCAGCGCATCCGCATGATCTTTCAGGATGCGAGCAATGCGCTTAATCCGCGTCAACGCATCGGGCAACTGCTGGATGTCCCGCTGCGACTGAATACCGATCTCAGCGCCGAAGCGCGTGAAAGAGCGATTAATCAGGCGCTGCATCAGGTTGGGCTACGTCCCGATCACGCCTATTACTATCCGCATGCGCTCGCGCCGGGGCAAAAACAGCGCGTCGGCCTGGCGCGTGCATTAATCCTGCAACCGAAAGTGATTGTCGCCGATGAGGCACTGGCGTCACTGGATATGTCTATGCGGTCACAGATTATCAATCTGATGCTGGAGTTACAGGAAAAGCACGGTATCTCTTATATTTACGTGACGCAGCATCTGGGCATGATGAAGCACATCAGCGACCAGATTCTGGTGATGCAGGCAGGCGAAGTGGTCGAACGCGGCAGTACCGCCGATGTGTTGTCCGCCCCGCTACATGACCTGACGAAACGGTTGATTGCCAGCCACTTCGGCGAAGCGCTCAGCGCCGACGCCTGGCGACGCGACGGCGCACAACGTTAA
- the sapD gene encoding putrescine export ABC transporter ATP-binding protein SapD, which translates to MPLLDIRNLTIEFLTADGAVKAVDRVSMTLSEGEIRGLVGESGSGKSLIAKAICGLTKENWRVTADRFRFDDIDLLQLSSRERRKLVGHNVSMIFQEPQSCLDPSESIGRQLMQAIPGWTYKGRWWQRFHWRKRRAIELLHRVGIKDHKDIMGSYPYELSDGECQKVMIAIALANQPRLLIADEPTNAMESTTQAQIFRLLSRLNQNNNTTILLISHDLQTMSKWADRINVLYCGQTVESATSEDLITAPHHPYTQALIRAMPDFGRSLPHKSRLNTLNGAIPSLEHLPIGCRLGPRCPYSQKQCMQTPPLLSVKNHLYACHFPLNMEEP; encoded by the coding sequence ATGCCATTACTTGATATCCGTAACCTGACGATTGAATTTCTGACCGCCGACGGCGCCGTAAAAGCCGTTGACCGCGTCAGTATGACGCTGAGCGAGGGGGAAATTCGCGGGCTAGTGGGCGAATCCGGATCCGGTAAAAGCCTGATCGCCAAAGCAATCTGCGGGCTCACCAAAGAGAACTGGCGCGTAACCGCCGATCGCTTCCGTTTCGATGACATCGACCTGCTGCAACTGTCGTCGCGCGAGCGGCGTAAACTGGTCGGCCATAACGTCTCCATGATTTTCCAGGAGCCGCAATCCTGTCTCGATCCGTCCGAGAGTATCGGTAGGCAGCTAATGCAGGCCATTCCTGGCTGGACATATAAAGGCCGCTGGTGGCAGCGATTTCACTGGCGCAAGCGCCGCGCGATCGAACTGCTGCACCGCGTCGGGATTAAAGATCACAAAGATATTATGGGTAGCTATCCTTATGAGCTGAGCGACGGCGAGTGTCAGAAGGTGATGATTGCCATTGCGCTGGCGAACCAGCCGCGCCTGCTGATTGCCGATGAACCAACCAACGCGATGGAATCCACTACGCAGGCGCAGATTTTCCGCCTGCTGTCGCGCCTGAACCAGAACAATAACACCACGATTCTGCTCATCAGCCACGACCTGCAAACCATGAGCAAATGGGCTGACCGGATCAACGTACTCTATTGCGGTCAAACGGTGGAAAGCGCCACCAGTGAAGATTTGATCACAGCGCCGCATCATCCTTATACGCAGGCGCTGATTCGCGCCATGCCCGATTTCGGCCGTTCGCTGCCGCACAAAAGCCGGTTAAACACCCTGAACGGGGCGATCCCCTCGCTGGAACATCTGCCGATTGGCTGTCGGCTTGGCCCGCGCTGCCCTTATTCACAAAAGCAGTGTATGCAAACGCCGCCGCTGCTCTCCGTTAAGAACCACTTATATGCTTGCCACTTTCCGCTCAACATGGAGGAACCGTGA
- the sapC gene encoding putrescine export ABC transporter permease SapC, giving the protein MPYDNVYSEKRLPSRLGDTWRVFHQDMLAMIGLYGFLILIGLCLFGKFLAPYEVDQQFLGYQLLPPSWSHYGEVSFFLGTDDLGRDQLSRLLSGAAPTVGASLIVTYAAALCGIVLGVFAGVTRGLRSAMINHILDTLLSIPSLLLAIVVIAFIGPKLEHAMLAVWLALLPRMVRTIYNAVHDEMDKEYVIAARLDGASTFYLVWYVVLPNIAALLVSEFTRALSIAILDIAALGFLDLGAQLPTTEWGALLGNSLELVYAAPWTVMLPGATIALSVLIVNLLGDGIRRALVAETE; this is encoded by the coding sequence ATGCCCTACGATAACGTGTATAGCGAAAAGCGGTTGCCTAGCCGACTAGGCGATACTTGGCGGGTATTCCATCAGGATATGCTGGCGATGATCGGGCTGTACGGTTTTCTGATCCTGATCGGCCTGTGTCTGTTCGGCAAATTTCTCGCACCTTATGAAGTTGACCAACAATTCCTAGGCTATCAACTGTTGCCCCCTTCCTGGTCACACTATGGTGAAGTCTCGTTCTTCCTCGGCACCGACGATTTAGGGCGTGACCAGTTAAGCCGCTTATTGAGCGGTGCCGCTCCCACCGTCGGTGCGTCGCTCATCGTCACCTACGCGGCGGCACTGTGCGGCATCGTGTTGGGCGTCTTTGCTGGCGTCACGCGCGGACTGCGCTCTGCGATGATCAACCACATTCTGGATACGCTGCTGTCGATTCCGTCGCTGTTGCTGGCGATTGTGGTGATTGCCTTTATCGGCCCTAAGCTCGAACACGCGATGCTCGCCGTCTGGCTAGCACTGTTGCCGCGCATGGTGCGAACCATCTACAACGCCGTACACGATGAAATGGACAAAGAGTACGTGATCGCCGCCCGCCTTGACGGGGCTTCCACGTTTTACCTTGTCTGGTATGTCGTGTTGCCAAACATCGCCGCGCTGCTGGTCTCCGAATTTACCCGCGCGTTGTCGATCGCCATTCTGGATATCGCCGCGCTGGGCTTTCTCGATTTGGGCGCGCAGTTGCCGACAACCGAATGGGGTGCCCTGCTTGGCAACTCGCTGGAGCTGGTGTATGCCGCACCGTGGACCGTAATGCTGCCCGGCGCTACCATCGCACTGAGTGTGTTAATCGTCAATCTGCTGGGCGACGGCATTCGCCGTGCGCTGGTAGCGGAAACGGAATAA
- the sapB gene encoding putrescine export ABC transporter permease SapB, with product MIIFTLRRLVLLIVTLSLLSLVGFSLSYYTPNAPLNGAALFDAYHFYLTSLLQGDFGRSSINGQAISELLKEVFPATIELCLLAFVLSLLVGIPLGITAGMMRNRGADIVISTLALIGFSLPVFWLALLLTLFFSLHLGWLPVSGRFDLLYQVKTVTGFALIDAWLSDSPHRGDMIVSAIRHLILPITVLAVGPTTEVIRLMRVSTTEIISKNYIKAAATRGLSRFTIIRRYLIHNALPPIIPKLGLQFSTMLTLTMITEVVFNWPGIGRWLVNAIRQQDYAAISAGVMVVGAMVITVNILSDIWGAMANPLKHKEWYALR from the coding sequence GTGATTATCTTTACCTTACGACGCCTGGTGTTACTGATAGTGACATTGTCACTACTGTCGCTGGTTGGCTTTAGCCTCAGCTACTACACGCCTAACGCCCCGCTCAACGGTGCGGCGCTGTTTGATGCCTACCACTTTTACCTCACCAGTCTGCTTCAGGGTGATTTCGGTCGCTCCAGCATTAACGGACAGGCCATCAGTGAATTGCTGAAAGAGGTGTTCCCCGCCACGATTGAACTTTGTCTTTTGGCATTTGTGCTCTCACTGCTGGTCGGTATTCCACTGGGCATTACCGCCGGCATGATGCGGAATCGCGGCGCGGACATTGTAATTAGCACGCTGGCGCTCATCGGCTTTTCCCTACCGGTGTTCTGGCTGGCGCTACTGCTGACGCTCTTCTTCTCGCTGCACCTCGGCTGGCTGCCGGTTTCAGGTCGTTTCGACCTGCTCTATCAGGTAAAAACCGTCACCGGATTTGCGCTGATTGACGCTTGGCTGTCAGATTCGCCACATCGCGGTGATATGATCGTCAGCGCCATCCGCCACCTGATTCTGCCGATTACCGTGCTGGCCGTCGGGCCGACTACCGAAGTGATTCGCCTGATGCGCGTCAGCACTACGGAAATTATCAGCAAAAACTACATTAAAGCGGCGGCAACCCGCGGGCTATCGCGCTTTACGATCATTCGTCGCTACCTGATTCATAACGCACTGCCGCCGATTATTCCCAAACTGGGGTTACAATTTTCCACCATGCTGACGCTGACGATGATTACCGAAGTGGTCTTTAACTGGCCGGGCATCGGTCGCTGGCTGGTAAATGCCATTCGCCAACAGGATTACGCCGCGATTTCTGCGGGCGTAATGGTGGTCGGCGCAATGGTCATTACGGTCAATATTCTGTCCGATATTTGGGGTGCTATGGCAAATCCGTTGAAACACAAGGAATGGTATGCCCTACGATAA
- the sapA gene encoding ABC transporter substrate-binding protein SapA has product MFGKTCFALALTWLALPALAASPSVLTPPAPLENIRQSGFVYCVNDVLNTFNPQMARSGITIDTLAAQLYDRLLDVDPYTYRLMPELAQRWEVLDNGSTYRFYLRRDVPFQHTAKFSPTRNMNADDVIFSFQRMLDEKHPYHDVNGGEYPYFDSLQFADSVQHIRKLGEYSIEIRLNSPDASFLWHLATHYAPILSAEYAQRLAKEDKKELLDRDPVGTGPYLLDEYRSGQYIRLTRNGDYWRGLPRMRQVVVDLGSGGTGRLSKLLTGECDVLAYPAASQLTILRNDPRLRLSLRPGMNVAYLAFNVRKPPLDDRRVREAIALAINNDRLMQSIYYGTAETAASILPRASWAYDNESQVTEYNPQKAQQILQELGLTNLNLRLWVPSASQSYNPSPLKTAELIQADLAQIGVTVTIVPVEGRFQEARLMELSHDLTLAGWATDSNDPDSFFRPLLSCAAIRSQSNYAHWCDPTFDEVLQSALSSQQLSKRIDYYQQAQRILAEQLPVLPLASSLRLLAYRYDMKGLVLSPFGNASFAGVFREDQQAQQKPSAPETVEETQP; this is encoded by the coding sequence ATGTTCGGAAAAACCTGTTTCGCACTGGCACTCACCTGGCTGGCGTTGCCTGCACTGGCAGCCTCACCGTCCGTGCTAACGCCGCCTGCTCCGCTGGAAAATATTCGCCAGAGCGGTTTTGTCTATTGCGTCAATGATGTCCTGAACACGTTTAACCCGCAGATGGCGCGCAGCGGTATCACGATTGATACGCTGGCGGCCCAGCTCTACGATCGCCTGTTGGATGTCGATCCTTATACCTATCGTCTGATGCCAGAACTGGCTCAGCGCTGGGAAGTCTTGGACAACGGTTCGACATACCGTTTCTACCTGCGCCGCGATGTGCCATTTCAGCACACCGCTAAGTTCAGCCCAACCCGTAATATGAACGCCGACGACGTGATATTCAGCTTCCAACGCATGCTGGACGAAAAGCACCCGTATCATGATGTTAACGGCGGTGAATATCCCTATTTCGACAGTCTACAATTCGCCGATTCGGTACAACACATCCGCAAGTTGGGCGAATACAGCATTGAAATCCGGCTCAACAGCCCAGACGCCTCTTTCCTCTGGCATCTGGCCACGCACTACGCGCCGATTCTGTCCGCAGAATACGCGCAGCGTCTGGCAAAAGAGGACAAAAAGGAGCTGCTGGATCGCGACCCCGTCGGCACTGGCCCTTATCTGCTCGATGAATACCGCAGCGGGCAATATATTCGCCTGACGCGCAACGGCGATTATTGGCGCGGCCTGCCACGCATGCGGCAGGTGGTTGTCGATCTTGGCTCCGGCGGTACGGGCCGCTTATCCAAGCTGCTAACCGGTGAATGTGATGTCCTCGCCTATCCGGCGGCCAGTCAGTTAACGATCTTGCGTAACGACCCGCGTCTGCGTCTCTCACTGCGTCCCGGTATGAATGTCGCTTATCTGGCCTTCAACGTGCGAAAACCGCCGTTGGACGACCGCCGCGTGCGGGAAGCCATCGCACTGGCGATCAATAACGACAGGTTAATGCAGTCGATCTATTACGGCACGGCGGAAACGGCAGCGTCGATTCTGCCCCGAGCATCGTGGGCGTACGACAATGAATCACAGGTAACCGAATATAACCCGCAGAAAGCGCAACAAATCTTGCAGGAACTGGGGTTGACTAACCTAAATCTGCGTCTGTGGGTGCCCAGCGCTTCACAGTCCTACAACCCCAGTCCGCTGAAAACGGCTGAACTGATACAGGCCGATCTGGCGCAAATTGGCGTCACCGTGACCATCGTGCCGGTGGAAGGCCGTTTTCAGGAAGCCCGACTGATGGAACTCAGCCACGATTTAACGCTGGCGGGATGGGCAACGGACAGTAACGACCCGGACAGCTTTTTCCGACCGCTGTTAAGCTGCGCGGCTATTCGCTCCCAGAGCAACTACGCGCACTGGTGCGATCCCACTTTTGATGAAGTGCTGCAAAGCGCGCTCTCGTCACAGCAGCTTTCTAAGCGGATTGACTATTATCAGCAGGCACAGCGTATTCTGGCAGAACAGTTACCCGTTCTGCCGCTGGCGTCGTCATTACGACTGCTGGCCTACCGCTATGACATGAAAGGGCTGGTCTTGAGTCCATTCGGCAATGCCTCGTTCGCGGGCGTCTTCCGCGAGGATCAACAAGCGCAGCAGAAACCCTCTGCACCGGAAACCGTGGAGGAAACACAGCCGTGA